A DNA window from Brassica napus cultivar Da-Ae chromosome C1, Da-Ae, whole genome shotgun sequence contains the following coding sequences:
- the LOC125579796 gene encoding meiosis-specific protein ASY2-like, whose protein sequence is MAAEMDISMNVRVFEELTFTKAEPNEIFSVKMRSNYNVLTGHPNKTHDWQRVYFFVKSDEHAFEEPSGDDYRGLWNRQLVRHPNAIAYPEKFFESAQAIAAHSHLFDWESRLPCVLGPRKSRLPLFTRKQQRLLDKAIEMDGVPDLSALLKGKLQLLTKKSTTVDPQGPSDSGVDVTSEGGGASREEASREGASREEGPIATDQGGTAETSASGPKKKKKKTKRTKVRATDEVPPEESAPVNATLTDEVHPEESAPVDATSEGGHPRKKTKRSVEAEPRPSTSDANVADAAIVDAVGEASGTPGPEGFVARRRCAELTRQIRGGTKEMPQLEDLYFKNEYIDAASSRARSDGSMNFLVEKYDSALKQTMIQLGSSEKLTQARLKAIERVRDEHKKANEKAAKEKEVLRVKFEELEGKLKSAGAAKKELARENTRLEQATATLEKEKTELLEERDAAVEKLIRERQRLRDSRGLEVTRERERVKAAMIEKANGCFGRVRDHLTRFDAFGKAKNLYGQASGTRKCLEMIKASGTEIPQEMNDVFIEQEKLYEAEATKLRVDPLSDSDLTLSPLVLPSRFVEDRFRASFDPYGSNVDLIGPGMVSQLITSLEITEEPSEEPLVDVTSVPAERVEVLEGGGPSERTGNENLEEEEAGHVSIEDPVLVSDSSSEGREGEEVEDDRVEETSSLQPVEEEKTDEVGNRDVPPPPAVDSLVSIPTRVEDPTVTEDPVGPSALGTPEEIGQDYAP, encoded by the exons ATGGCAGCTGAGATGGACATCTCGATGAACGTGAGGGTCTTCGAAGAGTTGACTTTCACGAAAGCGGAGCCAAACGAGATCTTCTCAGTGAAAATGCGTTCGAACTACAACGTCTTGACCGGCCATCCAAATAAGACGCATGATTGGCAACGCGTATATTTCTTTGTGAAATCCGATGAACATGCTTTCGAAGAGCCGTCGGGGGACGACTACCGTGGTCTGTGGAACCGGCAACTCG TTCGTCATCCGAATGCGATCGCCTACCCCGAGAAGTTTTTCGAAAGTGCTCAAGCGATCGCGGCGCATAGTCATCTTT TTGATTGGGAGTCGAGGCTTCCTTGCGTTCTCGGTCCCCGTAAGTCGCGCCTTCCTTTGTTTACTCGCAAACAACAGAGACTTCTCGACAAAGCCATAGAAATGGACGGGGTTCCGGACCTAAGCGCTCTGTTAAAAGGGAAGCTGCAACTGCTCACGAAGAAGTCGACTACAGTCGATCCTCAGGGACCGTCTGACTCCGGAGTCGACGTCACTTCTGAAGGTGGTGGAGCCTCCAGAGAAGAAGCCTCCAGAGAAGGAGCCTCCAGAGAGGAGGGTCCTATTGCAACCGATCAGGGGGGGACAGCAGAGACTTCTGCTTCTggtcccaagaagaagaagaaaaagaccaAGAGGACTAAGGTGAGAGCGACCGACGAGGTTCCTCCCGAAGAGTCTGCTCCCGTCAATGCGACTTTGACTGACGAGGTTCATCCCGAAGAGTCTGCTCCCGTCGACGCGACTTCCGAGG GTGGTCACCCGAGGAAGAAAACTAAGAGGTCTGTTGAGGCAGAGCCCCGCCCTTCTACCTCCGACGCGAACGTTGCTGACGCGGCCATAGTCGACGCTGTTGGGGAAGCCAGCGGTACTCCTGGACCTGAAGGTTTCGTCGCGAGAAGGAG GTGTGCGGAGCTGACGCGTCAAATTCGTGGTGggacgaaggagatgccgcaactGGAAGACCTTTACTTCAAGAATGAATACATCGACGCTGCTTCCTCGAGAGCGCGG AGTGACGGGAGCATGAACTTCCTTGTCGAGAAATACGACAGTGCCCTGAAGCAGACGATGATCCAGTTGGGATCTTCGGAGAAGCTCACTCAAGCAAGATTGAAGGCCATTGAGAGGGTGAGGGATGAGCATAAAAAGGCTAACGAGAAGGCTGCGAAAGAGAAAGAAGTCCTTCGAGTGAAGTTTGAAGAGCTGGAGGGTAAGCTCAAATCCGCCGGCGCGGCCAAGAAAGAGCTTGCCCGAGAGAACACCCGTTTGGAGCAAGCGACTGCGACCCTTGAAAAGGAGAAGACAGAGCTACTCGAGGAAAGGGACGCTGCGGTTGAGAAATTGATCAGAGAGAGGCAACGCTTGAGAGACTCCCGGGGACTCGAGGTTACTCGTGAGAGGGAAAGGGTCAAAGCTGCTATGATCGAGAAGGCAAACGGCTGCTTTGGTCGCGTGCGCGACCATCTAACTCGCTTCGACGCCTTTGGGAAGGCGAAGAATCTGTACGGTCAAGCTTCGGGGACGAGGAAGTGCCTCGAGATGATAAAGGCAAGTGGGACGGAGATTCCGCAAGAAATGAACGACGTTTTTATCGAGCAGGAGAAACTCTACGAGGCGGAGGCTACGAAGCTTCGTGTAGATCCGCTGTCTGATAGCGACCTCACTCTTTCTCCGCTGGTTCTCCCTTCTCGTTTCGTCGAGGACAGGTTTAGAGCGTCGTTTGATCCTTATGGATCGAACGTAGATTTGATCGGACCAGGGATGGTTTCTCAGCTCATCACCTCACTCGAAATTACtgaggagccatcggaggagcCATTGGTCGATGTCACATCGGTCCCGGCCGAGCGCGTCGAGGTCCTGGAGGGAGGTGGTCCTAGTGAACGTACAGGGAACGAGAACCTCGAGGAG GAAGAGGCCGGGCACGTGAGCATCGAGGATCCTGTCCTCGTCTCGGATTCTTCTTCTGAAGGACGAGAAGGCGAAGAGGTGGAAGACGATAGAGTCGAGGAGACGTCGTCGTTGCAACCCGTCGAGGAAGAGAAGACCGACGAAGTCGGGAATAGAGATGTTCCTCCGCCTCCTGCTGTGGACTCTCTTGTCTCTATTCCTACTCGGGTGGAAGACCCGACTGTTACTGAAGACCCAGTCGGTCCTTCTGCTCTTGGGACGCCGGAGGAGATCGGTCAAGATTATGCGCCTTGA